The genomic DNA TGCTCCGTCTTCAAGACCCTGGCGGCCGCGGCCGTGCTGCGGGACCTCGATCACGACGGCGAGTTCCTCGCCCGGCGCATCCGGTACACGGAGCAGTACGTCAAGGACTCCGGCTACGGCCCGGTCACCGGCAGGGCCGAGAACCTCGCGGCCGGTATGACCGTCGCGGAACTGTGCGCCGCCGCCGTCAGCGACAGTGACAACGCGGCGGGCAACCTTCTCCTGCGCGAACTCGGCGGCCCCACGGCCATCACCGGCTTCTGCCGTTCGATCGGCGACGGGAGGACCCGGCTCGACCGGTGGGAACCCGACCTGAACTCGGCGGAGCCGTGGCGTGACACCGACACCACCAGCCCCCGCGCCATCGGAAAGACGTACGCGCGCCTCATCCTCGGTGACGTCCTCCCGCCCCAGGACCGGACCCGGCTGACGAACTGGCTGATCGCCAACACCACCAACACCGCGCGTTTCCGGGCCGGCCTTCCGGCGGACTGGATCCTGGCGGACAAGACGGGCGGCGGGAACAGTTACGGGGTCGCCAACGACGTGGGTGTCGTATGGCCTCCAAACCGGTCACCGATCGTCATGACCGTCCTGACGACCAAACACGCGGCTGCCGGACCCAGCGACAGCCCGCTGGTGGCGAGGACCGCCGAGCTGCTGGCGGCGGAACTCACCTGACCCGTGACCACCCTGGCGACGGACGTGGCCCGGTGCGCCTGACAGGGTGTCGGGCCATGGAACACCTCTTACGGCGGCTGAAGACCGCCAGCCCCTGGGTCGTGGACGCGGGGATCACGCTGCTGGTACAGATCGCGGTGACGATGCCGTTCGTCATCCCGCGCGGCCCCGAGCTGCCCGCGGCCACCTGGCCGGCGTACGGGCTCACCGCGCTGGGTGTGCTGCCCCTGCTGTGGCGCCGCCGGGCTCCGGTCGCGGTGCTCACCGCGATCTCCGGCGTCCAGATGCTGTACATAGCGACGCTGGACGGGCCGGGCCAGCCCCTGCCGTACGCGGCCCTGATCGCCGTGTACACGATCGCCGTCCTCTCCCCCCGGCGGCGGCGCCTGGCCGTCCTCACGGTGTCCGGCCCGCTGATCTTCATCGGCGTGCGGATGAACACCGGGGACGTACGTGAGCTGCTCTTCTCGCTCTTCTGCTTCTGCGGCGCCTACGCGCTCGGCCGCAGCCAGTTGCGCGCCACACGGGTCGAGGCCGACCAGGCCGCCGCCCGCGAACGGGCCCGCATCGCGCGGGAGATGCACGACGTGCTGTCGCACTCGGTGGCCCTGATGGTCGTCCAGGCCGAGGCCGGCCCCGTGTCGGTGCGTACGGCGCCCGAGCGGGCGGAGGCCGCGTTCGACGCCATCGCCGGGACCGGCAGGGACGCCATGACGCAGCTGCGCCGGATGCTCGGCGTGCTGCGTGAGGACGGCTCCGGCCCGCGCCGGCCGCAGCCGGTCCTCGCGGAACTGGCCGCGCTGGTGCGGCGCGTGTCGGACAGCGGTGTCCCCGTCGCGTACGCCACCACGGGCGAGGTACGTCCGCTGCCGCCGGACATCGAGACCACGGCCTTCCGGGTGGTCCAGGAGGCGCTGACCAACGCGGTCAAGCACGCCGCCCCCAGCCGGATCACCGCCCGTCTGGACTACGGCCCGCGCTCCCTGACCATCACCGTGACGGACGACGGCCGCGGACCGGCGACCGGGGGCGGCGGCACCCCGGGACACGGCCTGATCGGTGTGCGCGAGCGCGCCGCGGCCCACGGCGGCACGGCCCGCACCGGCCCGGGGCCGGGCGGCCGGGGCTTCGAGGTCGAGGTCGCGCTTCCTCTCGTAGGATCTGCCCCGGGGGTGGCACAGTGACGATCAGTGTGGTGATCGCCGACGACCAGGAACTGGTGCGCAGCGGCTTCGCGATGATCCTGGACGCCCAGCCCGACATCGAGGTCGTCGGCGAGGCGGGCGACGGCGCGGCCGCCGTGGCGGCCGTCCGCCGGACCTCCCCCGACGTCGCTCTGCTCGACATCCGCATGCCGGGCACGGACGGGATCGAGGCCTGCCGCCAGATGTGCTCCTCGTCCGGGGTGCGCGCCATCATGCTCACCACCTTCGACGCCGACGAGTACGTGTACGAGGCGCTGCACGCCGGGGCGAGCGGTTTCCTGCTCAAGGACGTGCGCCGCGACGACCTGGTGCACGCCGTGCGGGTGGTGGCGGCCGGCGAGTCGCTGGTCGCCCCCTCGGTGGCCCGGCGGCTGATCGCCGACTACACCCGTCGCGGGCGCAGGACCGCACCCGTCTCCGGCAGGCTGGACGTGCTGACCGCCCGGGAGCGGGAGACCTTGCTGCATCTGGCGCACGGACTGTCCAACGCCGAGATCGCGGCCGCGATGGTGGTCAGCGAGCACACCGTCAAGACGCATGTCGGCAACGTGCTGTCGAAGCTCGCCCTGCGGGACCGCGTCCAGGCGGTCATCTGCGCCTACGAGACGGGGCTGGTCAGCATCTGACTCCCCCGTAGGAGGGATGCCGGAGTTCGCTCCTTCCGGCGATCCGCCGCGCGCCCCCGGACCACAGGATGGGAGTCGTCGCAGCAACCAACTCCCCTTCTGGAGCAGCAGAGATGAACTCCTCCACCCGTATCGCCCTGTGCGCCGCACTGGCCTTCGCGGTCGTCACCGGGCCCGCCGCGTCAGCCTTCGCCGACGCCGGATCACCAGCGGCGGGCACCTCCGCCCGCGCCACCCAGGGTGCCGGGTCCCTGAACAGCACCGCCCTGCGGCAGGCCCTCGCCGGCCTTCCGGACGACGACGCGACAGCCGCCGTCGTCCGGGTGGCCGGCCAGGACGGCACCTGGCGCGGCGTCGGCGGCGTCCACGACACGGAGACCGGCCGCGAGGCGATCGCCGACGGGCGGTTCCGCGCGGGCAGCGTGACCAAGGTCTTCACGGCCGCTGTCGTCCTCCAGCTGGTGGCCGAGCACCGGGTCGGCCTGGACCGGCCGGTCCAGGACTACCTGAAGGGCCTGTTCCCGGCGGACCGGCCGCCGATCACCGTCGCCCAGCTCCTCAACCACACCAGCGGCATCCAGCCCGCCGACGGCGCCGGGGACTCCTTCGCCGACCAGTACGCGCACCGCTTCGACAGCACCACTCCGCGGCAGCTGGTCGCCTCCGCCCTCTCCAAGCCACTGGAGT from Streptomyces avermitilis MA-4680 = NBRC 14893 includes the following:
- the bla gene encoding class A beta-lactamase, which codes for MAGDTAGDTTWTAPGPGRRAVLTLGAGTMLAAALSRGGRAYAATPGGGASGARSERLYGRLRELEREHSARLGVFARDMATGRTLLYRADERFPVCSVFKTLAAAAVLRDLDHDGEFLARRIRYTEQYVKDSGYGPVTGRAENLAAGMTVAELCAAAVSDSDNAAGNLLLRELGGPTAITGFCRSIGDGRTRLDRWEPDLNSAEPWRDTDTTSPRAIGKTYARLILGDVLPPQDRTRLTNWLIANTTNTARFRAGLPADWILADKTGGGNSYGVANDVGVVWPPNRSPIVMTVLTTKHAAAGPSDSPLVARTAELLAAELT
- a CDS encoding sensor histidine kinase; its protein translation is MEHLLRRLKTASPWVVDAGITLLVQIAVTMPFVIPRGPELPAATWPAYGLTALGVLPLLWRRRAPVAVLTAISGVQMLYIATLDGPGQPLPYAALIAVYTIAVLSPRRRRLAVLTVSGPLIFIGVRMNTGDVRELLFSLFCFCGAYALGRSQLRATRVEADQAAARERARIAREMHDVLSHSVALMVVQAEAGPVSVRTAPERAEAAFDAIAGTGRDAMTQLRRMLGVLREDGSGPRRPQPVLAELAALVRRVSDSGVPVAYATTGEVRPLPPDIETTAFRVVQEALTNAVKHAAPSRITARLDYGPRSLTITVTDDGRGPATGGGGTPGHGLIGVRERAAAHGGTARTGPGPGGRGFEVEVALPLVGSAPGVAQ
- a CDS encoding response regulator — its product is MTISVVIADDQELVRSGFAMILDAQPDIEVVGEAGDGAAAVAAVRRTSPDVALLDIRMPGTDGIEACRQMCSSSGVRAIMLTTFDADEYVYEALHAGASGFLLKDVRRDDLVHAVRVVAAGESLVAPSVARRLIADYTRRGRRTAPVSGRLDVLTARERETLLHLAHGLSNAEIAAAMVVSEHTVKTHVGNVLSKLALRDRVQAVICAYETGLVSI